The genomic window TCTTGGTCGGCGGATAGAGGAAGACGCCGCCGTTGATCAGCGTGCGATGCACGTCCGCCACCATGCTGCCGATGTAGCGGCTGGAATACTGATTGGCGTGGGTCCAGGCGAGGTAGTCGCGGTAGCCGCGCGGGAAACCCTCGGCGTAGGCCTCGTTGACGGAATAGACCTTGTTCGCCTGCGGAATCTGCAGGTCGCGCTTGACCAGCAGGAAGCTGCCCACGCTGGTGTCCAGCTCGAACATGTGGGTGCCGTGGCCGGTGGTCAGCATGAAGACGGTGCTCGAGCCGTAGAGCACGTAGCCCGCGGCGATCTGCTCGGCGCCGCGCTGGCAGACGGTCTCCATGGCGCCGGAGATCCCCGGATCATTTTTCAGCACGGTGAAAATGGTTCCCACGCCCACCGCGGTGTCGAGGTTGCTCGAACCGTCCAGCGGATCAAAGAGAACGCAATACTTGCCGCCCTCGCTGCCCTTGCGCAAAATGGTCGGCTCGTGGTCCTCCTCGCTGCCCAGCACGGCGATCGAGGGGCGCGAGCCAAGCACGCGCATGATGACTTCGTTGGAGATCATGTCCATGCGCAGCTGAACCTCGTCCTGCACATTGATCGTGCCTTCCTGGCCGATGACCCCCTGCAGGCGCACATGTCGAACCTTGAAGGCGATGATCTTGGCGGCCAGTGAAATCGCCGAGATGATCCAGCTGAATTCGCCGGTGGCGCTGGGATACTTCTGTTCTTCCTCGAGAATGAAACTCTGCAGGCTGACCAGATTGTCGGTGACGACATCGGGTCGCTTGGAATCAGCCGCCGTGGCGGCCGTGGTCTTGCTGGGCTTCGCGGAACTCATGAATCGTCTCCAGAATGAGGCCGGAAGCAGCCCCGAACTCAGGCTACCATCCTCCTCCCGAACATCGCGCCCGCGCATGCGGGCACGCACGCCGAGTCACCCGCAAGGAGAAACCCATGCCGCAACCCGTCATCCTCGCCGCACGTCGCACCCCCATCGGCCGCTTCGGCGGATCGCTCGCGAAAGTGCCGGCGCCGCAGCTCGGGGCCTTCGCCATCGAGGCGGTCCTGGCCGATGTGCCCGCGGCGAAGGCGGCGATCGAGGAGTGTGTGATGGGCAATGTGCTGCAGGCGGGCGTCGGGCAGAACCCAGCGCGGCAGGCGGGTCTGCTGGCGGGTTTGCCCCACACGCTCAACGCGGTCACCGTGAACAAGGTCTGCGGATCGGGCCTGCAGGCGGTGATGCAGATGGCCACCAGCATCAAGGCCGGCGACATCCAATGCGGCGTCGCGGGCGGCATGGAGAACATGGATCTCGCTCCGCATTTCGCGCACGTTCGCGCCGGAGTTCGCTTTGGCGACGCCAAGTTCATTGATCACATGTCAGCGGATGGTCTCACCTGCCCCTTTGAAAAATGGGGCATGGGATTCGCCGCCGACTACACGGCGCAGACCGGCGGCGTCACCCGCGAGGCGCAGGACAAGTTCAGCGTGCAGAGCCATCAGCGGGCGGCGCAGGCCACGAAGGATGGGCACTTCAAGGCGGAAATCGTGCCGCTCACCGCCGAGCGGATTTCGCAGAAGCAAGGCCTTGATGCGGACGAAGGATTCCGCGCCGATTCAAATCTGGAGGCGCTGGCCAAGTTGCGGCCTTCGTTCAACAAGGATGGAACCGTCACGGCCGGCAACTCCAGCCAGATTTCCGATGGCGCCGCGGCGCTGATCGTGGCGAGCGAGGAGTTCGCCAAGAAGATCGGCGCCAAACCGATGGCGAAGATCCTCGACTACAACACCGTCGGCGTGGCTCCGAAGGATATTTTCTTCGCCCCCAAGCTCGGCATTGAAACGCTGCTCAAGAAAAACAATCTCGCCGTCAAGGACATTGATCTCTTCGAGGTCAACGAAGCCTTCGCGGCGCAAATCCTCGCGGATGTCACGCCGCTGGGCATCCCGCACGAGAAGCTCAACATCTGCGGCGGCGGCGTGGCCATCGGCCATCCGATCGGTGCCAGCGGAGCCCGCGTGCTGGTGACGCTCATTCATCAGCTCAAGCGCACCGGCGGCAAGCGCGGCGTCTGCTCGCTCTGCCTGGGCGGCGGCAATGCCGTGTCCATGCTGATCGAACTCTGCCCATGATGGACGTCGAGCGCCTGCCCCGGCAGACGAACGGCTTCCGCCTGCGCGGCACCGAGGTGTCGCGGCTGGAGGCCTTCAGCGACGGACTCTTCGCGCTGGCCATGACGCTGCTGATCGTCAACCTGAGTCCGGCGCGAACCTTCGCGGAATTGCGCGAAAGCTTCTTCGCCCTGCCGGTCTTCGCCGTGTGCTTTGTCCTGATCGGCGCCATCTGGTGGGAGCATCACCGCTTCTTCCGCCGCACGGGATTGCAGGATTGGCAGATCATCGTGCTCAACGGCGTGCTGATGTTCCTGGTGATGTTCTACGTTTATCCGCTGAAATTCCTGTTTTCGCTCGCGCTCAACCGCGGACAGTTCGGCGTGGGCATGTCGGGCAACGACGGGCGCTGGCTCTTCACCATGTACGGGGCGGGCATGATTTCGATCTATGGCGTGCTCGGCTTCATGCATCGGCACGCCCTCGCGTGCCGCGACCAGCTCCAATTCGACGAGCGCGAGGCGTGGATGGAGCGCGAAGTGATGCAGAACTGCGCGATCTACGCATTCGTCGGAATAATTTCCATCAGTCTGGCCTGGATCCTTCCCGAAAACAAGCTGGGCTGGGCGGGCATGGCCTATGCGCTGCTGGGGCTGTTCTGCGCCGTGCACGGCTCGTGGATGGGAAACCGCCGTCCCCAAGTCTGAAGGCACGTCCCTCAGTTGGGATTCGGTTGTGCCGCCTTGAATTTCGCCGCCCACTCGGCCGTCATCTTGATGTACTTGTCGCCCAGTTCCTCGGAGGGCTCGATCTCGCTGCCTTCGTGCCACTCGTTGAAGCTGGTGACGAGCACCCAGTCCGGTTTTGCGGCGACCGCCTGGCGCCAGAGTTCCTCGTAAAGTTTTCCACCGTCGCGCTCGACCAAGAGACCCGGCGTGCGGACCTTGGTGTCGTCGTAGCCCGGGAAAACCGTGGCGCATGAGATCTTCCCGGAGGCGCGGGCCTTCTCGCCGCCTTCGCCGCAGTTCGCCCACCAGGGCATCGCGCGCTTCGCCCAGGTGTGAACCGACTCCTTTTTCTTGGCCGCCGCGGCCACGTCGCCGGCGGGACCATAGGCGCATGCACCGTCAAAAGTTGCCACGGCCTTGGCGCTGAAATCATCGCCGATCAGAAGTGGAAGAGGGCCGGCCGCGTGCGCGAGGATTTCCCGCACCTCCTTCCATTTCTCCACGCCGAGCTGCTGAATGGCGCGGCCATAGACGAAGATCACCGGACGTGCGACGCCATCCCTGATGACGCTGAGATAGGCGGCATGCGCACCGAAGCGCTTGGCGATGTCGGTGATTTCCGCCGCGACCGTCTCCGGCGTGCCGCCCTTGGGAATCTGCTCGTAGAAGATGCAGGCCCGTGTGCCCGCTTTCTTGCACGCGTCAAGACACGCTGGAACCGCCTGGTCCTCGAACGAGTCCTTGCCCCACCACGAGATGATGAATCCATCGATGCCGGCGCTCCTGGCCAAGTTGCAGTGACGTTCGATCACCGCGGGATCGTGCGAGTCATACGCGCCGCCCTTGGGATAATGGGTGCTCGAGGTGATCCTCATGCCAATGGCGTCGACGCCTGCCCAGTGGATGAACTTGCTCCCGTGAGCGCGACCACCCGGCCCTTCCGGCGTGCCATACCACGGGTAATAAAAGGCGAGGACCAGCGGCTTCTTCGCGATCACCGGGGCTGCCGGGGCGGGGATCCCCTGATTGGAGCTGCTCGCGCCGAGGATGCCATTCAGCGCGAGAAGTAGCACGGTGATGAGGCGGAATCGCATGAAATCATCGTAGTTCAACGGTGCTGCGCAGTGAGCGAGGTGCTATCACCAAGCGAGTTTAGCGCAGGGGCGAGTCCGCGAGCCCCGGAGCGTTGTCTGAGCGACTGATAGCACCTCGCTCACGGAGCCTCAGTTGCCGGAGCGACTGATGGCTCATCGCTCACGGAGCTCACCATCTCACTATTCTTGACCGCGTGCCCGAGCCCGAAGCCGTGAAGACGCCATCCGATCCTCCCGAGCAATTCATGCTCGGCGGACCGCGGCCGCGACTTGAGGAGTTCTTCCGCATCCTGCGCATCGCGACGGAATTCATCCGCGGATTCCGCAAGCTGCACTTCGTGGGACCCTGCGTGACGGTGTTCGGCAGCGCCCGCTTCGACGAGAAGAACGGCTGGTACCAACTTGCGCGACAGGTCGGTTCCGAACTGGGGCGGCGCGGGTTCACGGTGATGACCGGCGGCGGCCCGGGCATCATGGAGGCCGCCAACCGGGGAGCCCGTGACGTGAACGCCCCCTCCATCGGGTGCAACATCAAGCTGCCCCATGAGCAGATTCAAAATGCCTATTGCGACCGGACGATCTGGTTCCAGTACTTCTTCATTCGCAAGGTGATGCTGGTGAAATACTCCTACGGCTTCGTGGTCATGCCGGGCGGCTTCGGGACGCTCGACGAATTCTTCGAGGCCATCACGCTGGTGCAGACCAAGAAGATCGATGACTTTCCCGTCGTGCTCATGGGCCGCGCCTATTGGGACGAGCTGTTTGACTTCGTCAATACGCGACTTGTGCCGGCGGGCACCATTTCACCGACGGACACCCTGCTCTACAAGATCACCGACGATCCGGTCGAGGCGGCCGATTACATCAGCGAACCCGCGCGACTGCGGTTCGGCCTGAAGCACGGCGAAAAGCCCCGGCGCAAATGGTGGCTCTTCGAGTAGGACTTCGCGCAAGAAAACACCCGGACAAGATCCGGGTGTCTTCCACTTGCGTCATGAATGCGTAAGGATCAATACCGATAGTGATCCGGCTTGTACGGACCTGCCACCGGCACGCCGATGTAATCGGCCTGGTCCTTGCGCAGCTCGGTCAACCTCGCACCAAGCTTGCCAAGATGAAGTCGGGCCACCTTCTCGTCCAGGGTCTTGGAGAGCGTGTAGACCTTCTTCTCGTACTTCTTGTGGTTCTGGAAGAGCTCGACTTGGGCCATCACCTGGTTGGTGAAGCTGGTGCTCATCACGAAACTCGGGTGACCGGTTCCGCAGCCGAGGTTCAGCAGTCGACCTTCTGCAAGCATGATGATGGAGCGGCCGTTGGGCAGCTTCCACTCATCCACCTGCGGCTTGATGTTGACCTGCGTCGCGCCCTTGATCTTCTTCAGGCCCGCCATGTCGATTTCATTGTCGAAGTGGCCGATGTTGCCGACGATGGCCTTGTCCTTCATCTTGAGCATCTGCTCGCCCGTGATGATGTCCTTGTTGCCGGTGGCGGTGATGAAGAGATCGGCGGTCGCCAGCACATCCTCGAGCGTGACCACCTCATAGCCCTCCATGCAGGCCTGCAGCGCGCAGATCGGATCGATCTCGGTGACCTTCACGCGGCAGCCCTGGCCGCGAAGGCTCTGGCAGCAGCCCTTGCCCACGTCGCCGTAGCCGCACACCACCGCGGTCTTGCCGCTGAGCATTACGTCGGTTGCGCGCATGATGCCGTCCACGAGCGAGTGTCGGCAGCCGTAGAGGTTGTCGAACTTGCTCTTGGTGACCGCGTCGTTGACGTTGATCGCCGGGAACAACAGCTCGCCGCTCTTCTGCATTTCGTACAGGCGATGGACGCCCGTGGTGGTCTCCTCGCTCACGCCGAGAATGGCCTGGGCAAAGGGCTTCCAGTAGCCCGCGTTGGTCTTCTGCAGATCGGCAAGCAGTTGAAGCACAACCTTGAACTCCTCATTGTCGGTCGTGTCCGGCGACGGGACCTTGCCTGAGTTGTTGAACTCAAGTCCCTTGTGCACCAGCATCGTTGCATCGCCGCCGTCATCCAGAATCATGTTCGGACCCTTGCCGTTGCCCCAGTCCAGGGCGCGCCAGGTGCACCACCAGTATTCCGGAAGCGACTCGCCCTTCCATGCGAAGACCGGAATGCCCTTGGGATTCTCAACGGTCCCCTTCGGGCCGACCGCCACCGCCGCGGCGGCGTGATCCTGCGTTGAGAAAATGTTGCAGCTCGCCCAGCGCACTTCGGCGCCGAGGTCGACCAAGGTCTCGATGAGGACCGCGGTCTGAATGGTCATGTGCAGGCTGCCGGTGATGCGGGCGCCCTTGAGCGGAAACTTTCCCTTGTACTGCTCGCGCGTCGCCATCAGGCCGGGCATCTCGTGCTCGGCGAGCTCGATCTCCTTGCGGCCGAAGCGCACGGTGTCGGCGCTGAGATCCTTCACCTTGAAGGGCACGTTGCTGGTCAGCGGCAATCCGGTGTTCATGAAGGTGGTGGTGGTCGCGTTCTTGGCGGTCGAAGTCGTGGCGGTGGCGTTCACGGTCGGGCTCCCAATGGGGTGAAAGGTCGACGGAGAAGGCGGACTTCCGCATTCATCCGTTTATCCGGATACACGGACAGTCTAGCTGGAGTCCTTGGCGCTGTCCACCCTGGGAAGGGCGGGATTGCTACCTTTGCGGCGGCTCCGATCCGCTTGATCCGTCTGGCATTTCCCAGGCCATCACGCCGGTCGCATCGCCAGGAACGACATGGAACGAATCAAAGGCATCGCCGCCAGTCCCGGCATCGTGTGGGGCAAAGTCCTCCTCCTTGGCAAGGCGGAGACCCACGTTCCGCGGCGGACGATTTCCGAAAGTGAAGTCGCGGGCGAGCTCGAAAAACTGAACCAGACTCGCGAGGTCGCCGCCCGCGCCCTGATCCAGCTCCGACAGCATGCCGAGCGCGAGCTGGGCACCGAGGCCGCCAAGATCTTCGCCTTCCATGAGGGCATGCTGAAT from Planctomycetota bacterium includes these protein-coding regions:
- a CDS encoding TMEM175 family protein yields the protein MMDVERLPRQTNGFRLRGTEVSRLEAFSDGLFALAMTLLIVNLSPARTFAELRESFFALPVFAVCFVLIGAIWWEHHRFFRRTGLQDWQIIVLNGVLMFLVMFYVYPLKFLFSLALNRGQFGVGMSGNDGRWLFTMYGAGMISIYGVLGFMHRHALACRDQLQFDEREAWMEREVMQNCAIYAFVGIISISLAWILPENKLGWAGMAYALLGLFCAVHGSWMGNRRPQV
- the ahcY gene encoding adenosylhomocysteinase; protein product: MNTGLPLTSNVPFKVKDLSADTVRFGRKEIELAEHEMPGLMATREQYKGKFPLKGARITGSLHMTIQTAVLIETLVDLGAEVRWASCNIFSTQDHAAAAVAVGPKGTVENPKGIPVFAWKGESLPEYWWCTWRALDWGNGKGPNMILDDGGDATMLVHKGLEFNNSGKVPSPDTTDNEEFKVVLQLLADLQKTNAGYWKPFAQAILGVSEETTTGVHRLYEMQKSGELLFPAINVNDAVTKSKFDNLYGCRHSLVDGIMRATDVMLSGKTAVVCGYGDVGKGCCQSLRGQGCRVKVTEIDPICALQACMEGYEVVTLEDVLATADLFITATGNKDIITGEQMLKMKDKAIVGNIGHFDNEIDMAGLKKIKGATQVNIKPQVDEWKLPNGRSIIMLAEGRLLNLGCGTGHPSFVMSTSFTNQVMAQVELFQNHKKYEKKVYTLSKTLDEKVARLHLGKLGARLTELRKDQADYIGVPVAGPYKPDHYRY
- a CDS encoding glycoside hydrolase family 99-like domain-containing protein yields the protein MRFRLITVLLLALNGILGASSSNQGIPAPAAPVIAKKPLVLAFYYPWYGTPEGPGGRAHGSKFIHWAGVDAIGMRITSSTHYPKGGAYDSHDPAVIERHCNLARSAGIDGFIISWWGKDSFEDQAVPACLDACKKAGTRACIFYEQIPKGGTPETVAAEITDIAKRFGAHAAYLSVIRDGVARPVIFVYGRAIQQLGVEKWKEVREILAHAAGPLPLLIGDDFSAKAVATFDGACAYGPAGDVAAAAKKKESVHTWAKRAMPWWANCGEGGEKARASGKISCATVFPGYDDTKVRTPGLLVERDGGKLYEELWRQAVAAKPDWVLVTSFNEWHEGSEIEPSEELGDKYIKMTAEWAAKFKAAQPNPN
- the fbp gene encoding class 1 fructose-bisphosphatase; amino-acid sequence: MSSAKPSKTTAATAADSKRPDVVTDNLVSLQSFILEEEQKYPSATGEFSWIISAISLAAKIIAFKVRHVRLQGVIGQEGTINVQDEVQLRMDMISNEVIMRVLGSRPSIAVLGSEEDHEPTILRKGSEGGKYCVLFDPLDGSSNLDTAVGVGTIFTVLKNDPGISGAMETVCQRGAEQIAAGYVLYGSSTVFMLTTGHGTHMFELDTSVGSFLLVKRDLQIPQANKVYSVNEAYAEGFPRGYRDYLAWTHANQYSSRYIGSMVADVHRTLINGGVFLYPPTKKHPSGKLRLLYEANPMSFLMEQAGGKSTTGSMRTLDVVPKHLHERTPLVMGSPEEVDHVMRYVSGSKS
- a CDS encoding thiolase family protein — protein: MPQPVILAARRTPIGRFGGSLAKVPAPQLGAFAIEAVLADVPAAKAAIEECVMGNVLQAGVGQNPARQAGLLAGLPHTLNAVTVNKVCGSGLQAVMQMATSIKAGDIQCGVAGGMENMDLAPHFAHVRAGVRFGDAKFIDHMSADGLTCPFEKWGMGFAADYTAQTGGVTREAQDKFSVQSHQRAAQATKDGHFKAEIVPLTAERISQKQGLDADEGFRADSNLEALAKLRPSFNKDGTVTAGNSSQISDGAAALIVASEEFAKKIGAKPMAKILDYNTVGVAPKDIFFAPKLGIETLLKKNNLAVKDIDLFEVNEAFAAQILADVTPLGIPHEKLNICGGGVAIGHPIGASGARVLVTLIHQLKRTGGKRGVCSLCLGGGNAVSMLIELCP
- a CDS encoding TIGR00730 family Rossman fold protein; amino-acid sequence: MLGGPRPRLEEFFRILRIATEFIRGFRKLHFVGPCVTVFGSARFDEKNGWYQLARQVGSELGRRGFTVMTGGGPGIMEAANRGARDVNAPSIGCNIKLPHEQIQNAYCDRTIWFQYFFIRKVMLVKYSYGFVVMPGGFGTLDEFFEAITLVQTKKIDDFPVVLMGRAYWDELFDFVNTRLVPAGTISPTDTLLYKITDDPVEAADYISEPARLRFGLKHGEKPRRKWWLFE